Part of the Ammospiza nelsoni isolate bAmmNel1 chromosome 6, bAmmNel1.pri, whole genome shotgun sequence genome is shown below.
TGAAAATAGAGATCAAGAAGCGCAATGAAGTGATGGCAAAAGGGGACATTAACTCTGTCCCCAACATGCTGATCTCTGTAGGGGTCATAGCATGTATCATCAACTTTCTGGGTGGCAAAATCTGCTATGACTGCTCAGATGCAAACAAGTTCTCTCGCTGGAAACTAGTAATGCTGCCCTACATCGTATGTACCTTCTGTTTTACCTTCTGCATCCTGGTGGGTGCTCTCATGTGCTATACCATGAGGAACGAGCTGGAAGAGTCTCTCTATCTGGGACTGAGGGATGCCATTAAGTTCTATAAAGACACAGACATACCTGGGCGATGTTTCTTAAAGAAAACAGTGGATTTGTTACAAATTGGATTCCGTTGCTGTGGAAACAATGGCTTTAGAGACTGGTTTGAAATTCAGTGGGTATCTCCTCGGTATCTGAATATGGCTTCCAAGGAGGTTCTGGAGTAAGTATTTATCAGTCACAGCAAAAAAATCTAGAAGAAAAACTCTTTTGGGACTGGAAAGCCCTTTTTTCTGGACCTTTGCATCATAATTTCAAAAAATGTAGAATGACTAGGTTACTCACAAAATATGCTAAAATATGCTAAATACATGCACAATCAAAAGCTGCCCTTTGCTAAGCCTTTAGGGATGCTAAACAAAGCAAAGAtgtatttcctttttcagtGTGGTGAATTAGCTACCTCaaattttgaatttcatttATTGTGAGCTGAtaacagtaagaaaaaaaggattgtACTATCAGTACGTTGCACAGTAAATTCTAAGCACTGAAAGACCCCTCTTCTTCAAGGTATTAGACTTTGCAATCCCAAGTTCAAATCTGTACGTTCACATGTGAGAAACTGCCAAACACCACATATACTGcataaaaagcagaaatcccCCATTTCTTTCTGCTGGTGGTGCTTCACATGATGTAGCAACTGTGAAATTATATGCACAAAAAGAAGAGTGGTAATACTTacagaaaaggtaaaaattaaaaaaaaaaatttacttacAAAAGTAAACAATCCAGTCTGTAATAATTCTTCTAAAGCTGAAAAAGGTCTTCACTGACAAGAGAGTAGTAGCTTCGTATTCCCAGGAAAGACAAATGGAAAGAGCTTGACTGGCATTTGTAAATGCTACATTTTGTTGAACTCAAAAATCAGTGACAGTTTAAAGCCAGAGAAAAGGAGGCCAAAGGTCTTAATTTTACAGAATTTGCAATTTGAAACTGCCAGCATAAGCAAAGCATATATAGAGAGCTGCAAATATACCAGAGGGCAGGACCTAGGAGAATAGAAACAAGAGGGCATCAGCATACAGAAGACACTTGTCTGTGGAAATAAAGCAATACAGGCATTCTCAAGAGAGAGAAGTTAGAAAGTGTCACACAAAACAGACTGACCAGAGCTGTTTCAAGTCTTGGGTCTATGCTGAAAAGTGACATGACAACAAAGACTATCCCTGGGAATTTAGGAGTAGTAGCTTAGTGTGAGGTCAAAAGTAAAATATacttccttttatttctgtgagaGAGGCAGAAACAGTAATGTTTTACCCAGGGTTTTAATTAAGTTGTGTTTTATTCTGCAggctcctctgtgctctgccGTTGTTTTGAGAATACACTGTCAGTTAGGTTTTGCCCCATTTAGGCAGAAGGTGGCAGTGAAACGTGTGTGAGCAAAGTAATTTGTAAATGTCTTTTGCTGTGGATAGTTGCTTAATTTTATCTTGACTGGCAGAATCCAAGTTGGTACTGTATAACAAAACTATACCATGACTTCCAAAAATCTACTAGTGAAACATTTGATATGAAATACTTGGAAGCAAAGCCCAGCTGGTAATGTTCTGAAAGGATGGAGAAGGAACCAAGTCTTTCTTGGTTTCAACTTGTACTCTGTGTCAGTAGTTTGTAGATCAAGAGGCAAAGCAGGTGAGATCTGATATACTGTGAACTCACATGTAAGCTTTGCAAAACTGAACTTTTCACCTTCCTGCAAAACCCTCTTCTACAGATCTCTTGCCAACACCACAATTTAACAAGGCATGGAAACAGTCAGTGGGAACAGTAGGAACATGAGGTTACGGCACTACAATGCTACCATTGCTTTGGTTGGGTAAAAACCATCTTTGCTCAAAAGCAAAGATTTGCTTTACAATACCATAACTACTTTGAATTGTAACAGCAAATAGCAGTGAATGTGTAGCTCCACCAATTCTTTTACTGAAGTCTTCCCTTCTAACAGTACCAAGacacaaatgaaatatttttttaatttaccaCTAGCAGAGGAAACACAGTGGCAGGAGGATATAACCCAAGTCTGAAAACTGCTACTGTTGGCAGTAGAAAGGACTCCTCTTTATACCACTCCCGGAACAAAAGAAAGTGTTTTAATTGATGCTTGAAATCAAAAGAGTTTAAGAGATTGTATTTCAACCATCTTAAATGCTGTACTATATTGGGGtcattaaatatatataataccTTGAAACATGGAGGGCCTTTTGCCATCCCAGGTAAGATCTTCCCTTTCACAATGTGCCAGTCTTTCTCTCCTCTGTgaactttctcttctcctcccaCACTGGAGCCCTCTGGTTTGTGCCTCTCTGGCTCCCTTCCCTTCCAGTGCTTGGTTCTGCCTATGCCCACAACATGGCTCACGCACTTCAGCCAGGGATATGGTGGCAACAAAATGAAAAGCTAGActtgaaaatggagaaaaattcaTGCCTATCCCACTCCTTACTGGAGCAGGAAATGGCAGGTGAACTTCCTGGTTTACCTGGAAAGAACTttgaggaaaatgttttttgagAGAATtttaagtaaaacaaaaaaatccccactaCAACCCAAattagaggaagaaaagaagaagaaacaaaaagggaGGTTGTATTTAGTGGGCTCACagcaataaaacaaaagcaatttttctGCCATCATAGCACTGACACAAATACTGAGCTTCCTAGCAACTTGTGTTACATTTGAAGGCCCCAAATTCCAGGTCAAGACTGGACCACAGTGTTTCTGCTCTGTTTACCTAATGAGCTTCTTTTAATGATTTCCTTCCCTCTCATTTAGATCAGCTGTActggaacagaaaaatattatttgcaaACATTAATAAATGAGTAAGTTTtggaaaataatagaaaatttaCTACTGACAAATAGTGAATGCTGTATATCTAAGTGGAATTATCTATCCTGTATTCCGGTCCCCTTACAAAGGGTAAATGGCCTGGACTTGATAAACCAGAACATGGTTTTCACCGATAGGGCTGTCTCAGGAAATTAGCCTTTTCCACCAAGCATAAGAATAGATACATGCTTAGAGGCTGCTTCCCCAAGGTGTGAGTGTGTCTCTCAGCATCTTAGACACTGTCCAgtttctggaaaaatctctttctcGGAAGAAAACAGATGCCAAAGATTCATTTATCTTCCAGAAAATCTTGGTTAATTTGAGACTGTGTTCTCTGCCCAtcctataattttttttcctattcccCTTTATCTTTCTTCTTTCACCACTTGTTTTCCACCTGATTTATAGAGGAGGGAAATGAGTATTTTTAGCAACAAATACATTTCTTAAAGTTACAGAAAGTGAAGTTACAATAAGTAGAATTTTCCTTGTGAATTAGTCTCAAAACATGTGCCGGACCAGTCCTTGCAATGGGTACAGTGGCAAAAGGCCAGCAGATGATTTCCAGTGCTTCCTGTGGCATACAAAGTTGTTCTTGTATTAGGATCCCTCTCATGGAATGATTATGCTGAAAAATTAATCCAGAAGTAGTGAAATACAGGATTTACAGGGATATAACTTCCATTAGAATTCCACCAAGATAAACAAGTCCAAAAATTGTCTTTAGTATTCAGCACAAAGATACCTAAAAAGGCAACATCTCCTACACCACACTTTAATTCAATATTCAGTGTTCCTGCAGTAAACAACTTTGCCAGTCGAAAGTATatcctcattttccttttgttatgTTGGAGAGGCCTACATTGCAACAGAGTTGTGTTATTCTAAAATcacaggcactgcctgctgctgtcaccaggtTTGTAATGCCCAGACTTTGTCCTGTTGCAGCCGTCTGAAGAGCAACGTTGACGGGAAGTTTTTGGTGGATGGAGtccccttcagctgctgcaatCCCAGCTCACCACGGCCCTGCATCCAGTACCAGCTGACAAACAACAGCGCTCACTACAACTATGATTTCCTCACAGAGGAGCTCAATATCTGGATGAAGGGGTGCAGACAGGCCCTGCTGGATTACTACACTGGTATCATGAGATCCATTGGCATTGCAGCATTGCTTATTTGGTTGTTCGAGGTAAGTCTCACAAAAATGAGCATTTTATTAATATCTCAAAGCCTCCTTTTCATATCACATAGTTTCACCATATAGACAGTACTTGCAGTCGTGGCATATCATCCCTTTAGAAGTAGATTGGGCTGCTGGTTATGCAATCAAAATAAGCACATCACAGGCAAGCTACACGCCTGCaaagctgcagtgttcctgctGACATCTATAAGGAAGAGCTCTCTGGATGTTGTCATCTGCAAGTAAAGGACTCCCCAATGGCACAGGCTCCAATAGTTTTCTTACCTTTTTAGCATGTTTTAGTTTTCTGACTATTGCTCTTTTTATTACATAAATATTAACATTGTAATTTAAGTAGTTCACAACAGTCCTCAGGCAGTTCTAGGAGGGGTTGTGGTGGCAGAAATAACCTGAAGCATGTGAAAAGCTGTGAGGCAGCTCTCTGTGTTCCCTTAAATATTGACAAGCTGATCCTGATTCCAACAGAACAATGAAAGTGGAACTTTTTCCTAAGCTTAGACTTCAGCCTCTGCCATCCTTCTTAATTTTCATGCCTTGGCATGCTTGACACATATGGCTTACAAGGGAATAATTAAACCTCCTCAGAAGAAATACTGATTTAATCTAtgtcagtggaaaaaaaaatccactgaaatTAACATACtacaattttttctttcctagtgACTGATGGATCCATTAGTTGATCATCCATTTGACATCAGTTAGTTGCAGTCTCTGAGGCCACAAGGTTCACAAGGAATTCTAGGTATTTATATGCAAGGAGGATTGCTACCTGAAGAATGAAGAGAGAATCAATCCATCTCTCCCCGCtatctttcttttaaaatgtaattaactGGAAAAGTGGTTAGACATATTGTTAGGATAAAGAGTCTGTCTGCTTTACACAGTTATGAGGCCTGTAAACACACAAGTCAGAAAACTGAGCGATAGGACAGGCTGCAATTTCAGCTGTTTAACCACGAACTGTTTCTTACAGCTCTCTGTACTCATTGGTGTCCGGTACCTGCAGACAGCCATGAAGAATGTCCTTCTG
Proteins encoded:
- the LOC132074962 gene encoding photoreceptor outer segment membrane glycoprotein 2, which gives rise to MAVLKVKFTKTKRDKLAQILWILNWVSVVSGIILFSLGLFLKIEIKKRNEVMAKGDINSVPNMLISVGVIACIINFLGGKICYDCSDANKFSRWKLVMLPYIVCTFCFTFCILVGALMCYTMRNELEESLYLGLRDAIKFYKDTDIPGRCFLKKTVDLLQIGFRCCGNNGFRDWFEIQWVSPRYLNMASKEVLDRLKSNVDGKFLVDGVPFSCCNPSSPRPCIQYQLTNNSAHYNYDFLTEELNIWMKGCRQALLDYYTGIMRSIGIAALLIWLFELSVLIGVRYLQTAMKNVLLLGDLEGESDGWLLENSFVETAKYNINIIKNLGKANQISTVSGMNDPNINVQNTDCDKTNITTKSIPAAR